A genome region from Rhodopseudomonas boonkerdii includes the following:
- the gcvT gene encoding glycine cleavage system aminomethyltransferase GcvT: MLSSDKTSILKQTPLHALHVARGGKMVPFAGYDMPVQYATGVLQEHLHTRAAAGLFDVSHMGQIVLRAKSGKVEDAALALERLVPMDILALAPGRQRYAQFTNESGGILDDLMVANFGDHLFLVVNAACKAEDEAHLRKHLSDTCIIEPLADRALIALQGPKAADVLAKFCPEAPAMKFMDAGPHRVNGIACFVSRSGYTGEDGYEISIPNDQAEALTSALLDHPDVLPIGLGARDSLRLEAGMCLYGHDIDTTTTPVEGNLVWSIQKSRRSGGARAGGFFGSDTILAQLGGGASRQRVGLKPEGRAPVREGVLLFADATSTNSIGKVTSGSFGPSISAPIAMGYVPTSHAKDGMTVFAELRGQRLPITVSPMPFVPNNYKR; encoded by the coding sequence ATGCTTTCAAGCGACAAAACCTCAATTTTGAAACAAACGCCGCTTCATGCGCTGCATGTCGCGCGCGGCGGCAAGATGGTGCCGTTCGCCGGCTATGATATGCCGGTGCAATATGCCACTGGCGTGCTGCAGGAACACCTCCACACCCGTGCTGCCGCCGGTCTCTTCGATGTGTCCCATATGGGGCAGATCGTGCTGCGGGCGAAATCGGGCAAGGTCGAGGACGCCGCACTGGCGCTGGAGAGACTGGTGCCGATGGACATCCTGGCGCTCGCCCCCGGGCGGCAGCGCTACGCGCAGTTCACCAATGAATCCGGCGGCATTCTCGACGACCTGATGGTGGCGAATTTCGGCGACCACCTTTTCCTGGTCGTCAACGCCGCCTGCAAGGCCGAGGATGAAGCGCATCTGCGCAAACACCTGTCCGATACCTGCATCATCGAGCCTTTGGCCGACCGTGCGCTGATCGCGTTGCAGGGACCGAAGGCCGCCGATGTGCTCGCCAAATTCTGCCCGGAAGCGCCGGCCATGAAGTTCATGGATGCCGGACCGCATCGGGTGAACGGCATCGCCTGCTTCGTGTCGCGTTCGGGTTATACCGGCGAAGACGGGTACGAGATCTCGATCCCGAACGATCAGGCCGAAGCGCTGACCTCGGCCCTGCTCGATCATCCCGATGTGCTGCCGATCGGCCTGGGAGCCCGCGACAGCCTGCGGCTGGAAGCCGGCATGTGCCTTTATGGCCATGACATCGACACGACGACGACGCCCGTCGAAGGCAATCTGGTCTGGTCGATCCAGAAGAGCCGCCGCAGCGGCGGAGCCCGCGCCGGCGGCTTTTTCGGCAGCGATACGATTCTCGCGCAGCTCGGTGGCGGAGCATCGCGCCAGCGCGTCGGACTCAAGCCCGAAGGCCGTGCACCAGTGCGTGAGGGCGTCCTGCTGTTTGCGGATGCGACCTCCACCAATTCGATCGGCAAGGTCACTTCGGGCAGCTTCGGCCCCAGCATCTCGGCGCCGATCGCCATGGGCTATGTGCCCACGTCACACGCCAAGGACGGAATGACCGTATTCGCCGAATTGCGCGGACAACGTTTGCCGATAACCGTCTCCCCCATGCCTTTCGTCCCGAACAACTACAAGCGTTGA
- the gcvH gene encoding glycine cleavage system protein GcvH: MTTLYTEDHEWLQVDGDIVTVGITDFAQSQLGDVVFVELPKIGRALKKAEAAAVVESVKAASDVYAPVSGEVVEINDGLAAEPALVNSDAESKAWFFKLKLADKGELDGLMDAEAYKAHSA; encoded by the coding sequence ATGACCACCCTCTACACCGAAGACCACGAATGGCTGCAGGTCGACGGCGACATCGTCACCGTCGGGATTACCGATTTCGCGCAGTCACAGCTTGGCGACGTCGTCTTCGTCGAACTGCCGAAGATCGGCCGCGCCCTGAAGAAGGCCGAAGCCGCCGCCGTGGTGGAATCGGTGAAAGCCGCCTCCGACGTCTACGCGCCGGTCTCCGGCGAGGTGGTCGAAATCAATGACGGCCTCGCCGCCGAGCCGGCGCTGGTGAACTCCGATGCCGAAAGCAAGGCCTGGTTCTTCAAGCTGAAGCTCGCCGACAAGGGCGAACTCGACGGCCTGATGGATGCCGAGGCCTATAAAGCGCACAGCGCCTGA